A segment of the Nerophis lumbriciformis linkage group LG08, RoL_Nlum_v2.1, whole genome shotgun sequence genome:
tattaattaaagaaaattgggctgtctgcactctcaaagtgcatgttgttgccaaatgtatttcatatgctgtaaacctagttgttagtttcctttaatgccaaacaaacacataccaatcgttggttagaaggcgatcgccgaattcgtcctcgctttctcccgtgtcgctggctgtcgtgtcgttttcgtcggtttcgcttgcatacggttcaaaccgatatggctcaatagcttcagtttcttcttcaatttggttttcgctacctgcctccacactacaaccatccgtttcaatacattcgtaatctgttgaatcgcttaagccgctgaaatccgagtctgaatccgagctaatgtcgctatagcttgctgttctttccgccatgtttgtttgtgttggcttcactgtgacgtcacaagaaaatggacgggtgtttataatgatggttaaaatcaggcactttgaagctttttttagggatattgcgtgatgggtaaaattttgaaaaaaacttcgaaaaatataataagccactgggaactgatttttaatggttttaacccttctgaaattgtgataatgttcctctttaactaTGTACGGATCTTCAAATGCTTTTAATGTGTCGTATTGAGGTGAAGGCTGAAGGATATAACGGAACAGCGACAgctcttttatttttttcagagATGACTCATTTAGCTAGATGTGTCATGTGTTCGCTAAATGAGCCAAAGCCGATGCTTAAAGTACACCaatatattttattcattacagAGCACAATTAAAAAGAACCTTACATACTGTACAATATGTGACTTAtacttaaaacattgtcctttttaTAGTCCTTGAAGTTTGCTGTAAAGATAGAAGGTAACAGTAATATAATTCATTATTGTTGTTCAAACGGCAGACAATTTGTGGATCTAAGAATGGTCAAAATTCTCACCTGTCCTCAACTGTTCTGTTAGATGGATAGTACACCTTAAATGTAAAACCACTCTTTGGGAAAGAGCCCTGTGATGAAAACATGATAGTAATCAGAGATGGACTGTAAAAAAATAACCCTAGAGATAAAAAAACATACCGGGTTGACACAGAGGCAGTCGACGTGGTTGATGGTGAAGGGGTCGTACTTGTCCGCAAACACCACAACATCAGGGACTGGGTATACTCGTAAGGTGTAGTCGTACGCCCAAAACACGGGGCTGACGTAGAGAGGAAGCGGCGTGAGGTGAGCCTGGGACAGGATGGTTCTAACAAACTGAGAACAAAAAGTGAGCAGCTGCGCCAAAAAAAGACATTTTCCGTAATTGTTGGGAGACTCACGTGGTTTGGAATGTCCAGATTGCTATTAGGTAAACCCACACTGTTCCTGCACATCTTGTTGACCAGGTCCTCTCTGACCACCACCATCTCCTGGCTGCAGTACTGGATCCTGACAAGGTACATGAGGAAAATATTTTGTTGAGTTCTTCATTATttaatcagtggtgtgccgtcagggccagcaatgccttctctgctggcctatgtGGAAAGGATGCAGATAtgattaagagttctttctttttacttaGCCATGTTCAGGGAAGCTAGTACTATTCCTTTGTTTATTCTACTAGTCTCCCTtagtcttcagattgtctgttttgTGTCTCTCCCTTGGAATGTGAAGACCTCCCCCATTGGTTTCTTATCAGTGGTGCGAGAGGGAGATGGGGGTTGTAAGAAGTTGGTTTTCcccttggaatgccagatcaactagtgCAGCCGATACGAATGTATTGATTAAGTCAATCTCCCAAAGCTTTGGAATAAActggaaaatattccaattctgtcatgacggtccttcttactcagcatatatgtcatcgaaagaacttgggattgaccagtaacttagattccctgggaggaagaactggtccggcGCAacacctaacataaccagaaatcatgatcataattaaagataaaattattttttaaatttactttccctaaatatctcaaattattcatattcttttcatgtcatattatgcacgttccagtgctgttgtttttagttttagtttgtatccaatcagaattcagctatcttatgtGGCCATGCAGTACGAAATCTGCCAGACGCCTTCAGCattaacaatgcgggcgtccgtgcactgtaagtaaacggggacatacagttgatagacattggcaatagccaatcagatcacgttcaacgtgaggcttcTAGCTggtctcacgttgaacgtgacatttacacgtcctgtgattggatactcaacgGGACTGTTagtggatgaatttgagaacacatagatttgagagacagttgcgatagccaatcagatcacaagttgttgacagtagatgtactgttacaactaaaagttgtaaactcttgttgttaaagtgtgtcattGAATTAACAtagttagggcccgcaatggcccattgcaaaaggactcccacagggagtccttatgcaatgggacataaggacctattgaatttctaaggttttattattattattattattattcttccgcagctttgcgcactactttgacccccttaacatgcttcaaaactcaccaaattttacacacacatcagtaatatacggcaaaactttttatcaaacaaccaaacctcaaaactcaaaattgcgctctagcgccccctaggaaaaaaaaaaaatagactgcctgtaactcccactaggaaggtcggaaaaacatgaaacaaaatcctctatgtaggtctgacttagacctagttctcataattgtacatcctcgggctaaaatcaacaggaagttggcaattcccccttcaagacaaaaaagtactaaaaacagtcagttttgcttctttgagctgtaatttgacccccttaacacgcttcaaaactcaccgaactcaacgcacacatcaggactggcaaaaattgcgatctaataaagaaacctaaccccaaatttaaaaattgccctctacagcaatttttgaataaaactgataaaaaactgctcctcggaagaaaaaaattacaaaactgcctgtaactcccactgggaaggtcggagagacatgaaacaaaaacctctatgtaggtctcacttagacctacttttcataaattgacaacccccagcaaaaatatacaggaagtttgctattcccccttcaacactacatttttgtaaaaaccggtcacctttcttcaaacattatctcctctgagcgcgtttgttgtttcggcttcaaactaacacaggagagagattgaacccttctgattaaaagttggcgaaagagttgtgatacctgctccggtttggattttatgacccttcaaagacccgctgcgctgatgctgctgcggtgctgtttttttaagatggctgcttaaaagcaggaagcaccaacgtgcccacacaatgcagacaaggtaggtacactagacaaaagtcttgggacacttcagactaaaagtagacaaaagtattgggacacttaggactaccacctgccaaatacgcgggcccgacaaacgctgcttgcagctttaattacataTGTATTTGTCaccctcatgtggtcagggcagttaatatataccgtattttcgaactgtaagtctcagtttttttcatagtttatgaaagttgcataatgttttttttccttctttattatgcattttcggcaggtgcgacttatactccggtgcgacttatactccgaaaaatacggtatatgagaagtgtgtactttgaatcaaactttatggACCGGAAGTTCCATAAGCCAAGCAGATaaatttacggtatatgttttaattgctgatgcgttataatttatttttaaatgtgccacaaaataacccgttttgtatactgttgatgtgattcaatgcgcagtagggtgtaaatgtgttcctgtatagtatttatccagcaatgatcatgtggtgacatcaatgatggtattttgagaggtaatcattgaagttggacatcactgaaggcctaggtgggaaacgcacggcccgccactgcatttAATCTACAGTACCGTGGTACTTCAACCAGCTAActtcactttttttccccccaaagaaCTTTATCGACAAACATGGCATTACAATTTGTAATAAATTAGTGCAAtaacaatatgaatataaaaataGAAAAGTATATGTGAATAAAACAAAACGGAGGAGACTAGCTATAGCTTACGCACGCATGCACAAGAAGCTATAGCAGTGCACTCAAAAAGCAAATTCCACCTTTATTCTTAAATAGCTTACTTTTACCCACAACactcaataataaacatgttttttgcagattaatacatttaaaaagaaaTCACACGTTTGTAAGTATTTAGGCAAAATTGAAGGGAGGTTCGTCCTGTTTccactgatcatccttgagaagTTTGCACAGCTTAATGGTCGTGATATTtagaaaggcacacacctgtctgtaCAAAAGGTACATGTCCTACAGTTGACCACAAAACCCAAGCATGACATCTAAAGAAGGATGGTTTCCAGGCACAATTCTGAGGAAGGGTACTGAAACATTTGTTGTTTTAAAAGTCCCAATGAGACCCGAAGCCTCTATCAGAAGTTTGGGACCGCCCCAGACTCTTCCAAGAACTGACCGGCTATCTTAACAAGCCTAGTCCTAGAGGTAACTTAAGACAGGGTTTCCTAAAATTCTAACTTCTCACACGAGCAGACCAATACTCGCGAGTTTTGTCTGTAACAAGGTCTAAAAACGTCTCAATGTTGGGACAAAGTCAAGTACAAGTACTGGATTGCAGAACTGCGTCACATGGGGCTCTGCTCCCTCTAAAAGCAGAGCAGCGCTGTGCCTAAATGTTGCCCAGACAAGGTCAAAACAGACATTTGCATAActctttgcattcacttatgaggcaagttagtaaaataaatacttttccaAGACATTTGACCTTTTTTCCCCCAGTTTCCATGGCTGGAACATTTGTTAATCATTTTCCAGAACCCAGACTTAAATCCAAAACAACTGTGAatacttactgtatttttcggactataagtcgctccggagtataagtcgcaccggccgaaaatgcataataaagaagtaaaaaaacatataagtcgcactggagtataagtcgcattttttggggaaatgtatttgataaaacccaacaccaagaatagccatttgaaaggcaatttaaaataaataaagaatagtgaacaacaggctgaataagtgtacgttatatgaggcataaataaccaactgagaacgtgcctggtatgttaacgtaacatattatggtaagagtcattcaaataactataacatatagaacatgctatacgtttaccaaacaatctgtcactcctaattgctaaatcccatgaaatcttatacgtctagtctcttacgtgaatgagctaaataatattatttgatattttacggtaatgtgttaataatttcacacataagtcgctcctgagtataagtcgcacccccggccaaactatgaaaaaaactgcgatttatagtccgaaaaatacgatacttgttttgttatccatccatccattttctaccgcttgtccctttcggattcgggggggggtgctggagcttatctcagctgcacatgggcggacaagtcgccacctcatcacagggccaacacagatagacagacaacattcacacactagggccaattttgttaTATGTAATTAATttgcaaacattaaaaaacactttTGCTGACAGTATGAGACATTGTGTATAGAATTTGGACCggggagaaaaagaaaaaaaaagtaatttaggaATAAGGCTGTCACAtgagaaaatgtggaaaaagtaaagcactgtgaatactttctataCCTTCACTCACTGCTACACAGTCACAGAAGATTGAAATCAAAGCTAGCAGACACTTGTAATCAAGCCAACCAGGACTAGgtcaaaacaggaagtagaaacctaccaaaaaaaaacctaacaatgCAATAAATTGCACATAGAGGTGTTTTTTTTCCAGTCGTTTAAACATCAAAAGGTACTTTTGTGTCATTTTGGCTCATTTTAAGTAGTAAAAATCCTGGACTACTAGAGTCCATGTTTACCTGCACGGGTTGGTGGTAAAGACGGAGAAAGGAACCCTCTGTCTGAACTCCTCAGTGATGTGATCTGCCAGTGGAGGTCTGTTGACAAACATCActcatttattttcaaatgtttattaattaatgctaattaaaaatgttttatttcatgTGTACAAGTGGACATAAGCTTTACCGTGGCAGGATGTTGCCTGGACCAGGGTCCTCGGGGCCGGGAACAAACACAAATCGACTACTGCAGGTGAGGGGCGGGAAAGGGAGCAGTCAGACATTGAAGCAGATgattttacaaatacatacaatACATTCTGTACCTGCTGTGTATGTTGGGATGTGCACAAATGCTATCTGCTAATGTCTTCAGCGACTCTGCACACAGAATAGACACCGTACTGTTTATTTGAACATTACATACAAACATTTCATGAGTTGAAATAAGTCACCTTTGAGGGACTTGATTTGAGTTTTTCCATAAGGAACTGAAGAGAAATTTCCACAAAAGATGAAACAAGTGGGTGGCATTGCAGCATAGCCTAGGGACAGAACAATAAAAACAAGAATAAATCATACGTTGCTAAAATATGgtctatatacacatacatatacatatacatacatatagatacacacacacatatatacatgcatacatatgtacacacacacatacggtactgtatatatacatatatatatatatatatatatacatacacacacatatacacatatatatatatatatacacacagtaatatatatatatatatatatatatatatatatacacacacagtaaaggccaaaagtttggacacaccttttttcaatgtgttttctttattttcatgactatttacattgtagattgtcacagaaggcatcaaaactatgacacctgtgaagtgaaaaccctttcaggtgactacctcttgaagttcatctAGAGAatgcaagagtgtgcaaaacagtaatcggagcaaagggtggctattttgaagaaactagaatataaaacatgttttcagttattttacctttttttgttaagtacataactccacatgtgttcattcatagttttgatgcatatacatatacatatactgcagtagtattggccactcgaGATCAAACCTGTTCagcattgtggccactgattggcttagcCCCAGGCATCATTACTATATTAGATTAAGAGTGTAAAGGGTGTTCTTTAGAGGGCTCCTataatgtaaaaaatgtatttagtagtAAGCAGGTTTTTATGCTTTGTCTATAAAAATACTAATGATTCCTACTTCACTCTGAACACCACTTATCTTcccctaaatgtaaaaaaatgaggTTGTCTTGTTGTTCAAGTGAACAATTGAGGCGCAGCGTCTATAAGATGCTAACTACATGACTAGCATACCTGAGAACATGAGGTTGAGCTTCTCCATCACTTCCACGTTGTCCAGCCACACGTCCGAGACAATAACAAACATGGCGTCCTCGTTCTCTTCCTCCAGCTGCTTGAGCTTGGCCGACGCCTTCACAGACATTGCGGACGGACCGCCGAAAAAGTTGACGTTGCCAAAGTACGCCCTGATAATGGAAAGAGGACGACAAGGTTGTGACAAAAACTCTGCAAGGTAGATCATTTCCCTTAAACCCTTGTAAGACCTTGTGGCTGATGAAGGTTCTATTGGCGGAGTACCAAAACCATTAACGTGGAACACTGAGTCCTCGTACCAACCTGCCACACACACAAAACTGCTTTCAAGCTACCGaaaggaaataatattttgtcccCGCTGTGCAAAATGCACGTCTTTAACAAGTAATTCCTTCTTACCCTCAGCCAGCACAAAACTGGATTCTGTGTAAAGTCCGTTATGAAACTGGTGAAAGCTAAATGAAGGCAAATAACGTGAAATAATGCATCACTTGAAGCATTGTTTTATATTTTATAGATGAAAGGATATTGCTTTAGATATGTTGAGCTCTACTGTTCCTGTTGGATCCTCCAAGTGGTatttccccttcaaaataaaagcaatagCAAAACATTTTAGACACACACAGACGACATTGTCATGTCTTTTATTTAAATAGTGACCCACCTCTTTCAGTTGTGTGATCATCCCCAGCACAATCACACCTCCCATTTTGGACGTGCTGCCGAGCAAAGCTTCAATTGGCTTTAGCTGGAGAACACAAAATAATCTGCTGGTTAGATGACAACAAACAGTAGCTCTAATAGGCGCCAGACTCCAATAAATCTATGAGTCTGCTTGAATAGAGAAAAGTAACACCTGAAATTGGGACAACACACACTGCCTGCAGAGCCaacatggcatctgtaaagctggtgTTTACAGTGGACTTGAAAGATTTTCAGGTTTCAGGAGAATAGTGAGCATTAGGGCTTGTTAAACTATGCACATTTTCAAAGTGTGTGTGCTACAGTTAGCACTGTATATTACATTGTAAATTAAGTACAGTCACATGtgcaaaaattataaaataacctgtcaggttcaaacactgatgacatctattaagcaaggaattaaacagacagaattcaatttagctcaattgaggcgaaacgtctgggctgtaccctTGTACTGTGTcctaccacgctctgacgaaagattgtacgcctcctcttttatttggactttccctgattacatggcaacagctgtttctaaaggaagggggtcgtaaacagccgctgcctttggtcacaaaacagttcaaagaaaaggtgcctggaggggagccatgtcctgcttcctctccgctttgtagatctcgggtcaagataaaatcttcctgtggattacaatacatcaaagaaaccgacaccttcatctCGCTTCCCATCCTCCACagcggagttttacaagccttttgcttggtaggatcaaatacagcttttgtcctctcgctggcaactcatggcaacacaaagttttgtgataacaaaCCTTTtgtatcgtttccatatcaattccgttacaatcagttgaggttttggatttacattttttttacaatattgattatttcctcttttgtcacaccttcgaggaacattgagttgggatttctgtctgTAGTGTCACTCTGGATCTGGAATCTTTTTttctccagatttggtccaatgttcacaaagtacttattgaagctttcaactacttggTTCATGTcgtcattttttacatttccgtCAGAGAAGCATTTAGGATAAtccttagcaccatttttaataattctatttaggatgccccgtgttgctctcatattgtttttgttccggtcaagatgtttttgttattttcattgtaagtgTGCCAAACCacctatattagaaaataatctgatGGAAATGACTGATGTCATTTGATcatcataataaaacatttaaattgttatgtcaggttaaGGAaaagtgtgctgctggtatggctacagggtgcatgtctgatgttgctcacatgtgcttcactgaatgctcagggaggtgCCCACACACATGAAACATTTGAGGGAAGCTGGGAACATTGATGGTGAGAAAGTAAAACTACAGAGGGCGGCTGAAACAATTAGCCTACTTGTTCATGCATTTAATGTCTGTAACGTTACCTTTGACTGGCCGCAGGCTGAACACTGGAGCCTACGTCAGCTGTCTGGCCACGCTACACTCTATACAAGTCGCCAGTTCATTGTAGAGCAACAGTGTGATTGTGTGTTTCATACATACAGTATCACTGTCGGACATTGCTCCATTATGCGCCCATTCATTTAGCGGGTGAATTGAACTGTATAATGATGCATTCAAGTTCAACTCAGTAATTACCTTCATCAGATGTTTATAATTACTAATTATGAGCATCTGACGAAAGTCAGTTACGTTATCATGATGTGTTCAATGTGGTCTTGTATAATATGTTGTTTGTGGGACATTTGAATAGCCTAAATACAAAAAAGTTAAATATCTAAagagttgttgtttgttttcctagtaattccttaaaatgttccagttccattcacacatttaaaaaacactttaagaccaatgtcttagaaaaatatatcactcttgaatcaacacagtagttaatactatgatcaatgttaattatcaaactaaatgtgggatataaataataatggaagtataattgtttgtatataatatattattggtacaaatgtttaacTAACACATGTAcagggatatttcacatgtctttactgtgtatttatttgaacagtgttcatgttgtgtaaaggaaatttcatatttttaggaaggtcatcttgtatttgagattgtttatagcagtggtccccaacctttttgttactgcggaccggtcaacgcttgaaattttgtcccacggaccagggggacaatcatttgtgcttacggactgtatccctgcagactgtattgatctatattgacatacaatgtaggaaccagaatattaataacagaaagaaacaacccttttgtatgaatgagtgtaaatgggggagggaggtttttggggttggtgcactaattataagtatcttgtgttttttatgttgatttaataaaaaaaataaatttaattttttttttaatttaaccaaTTTTGAATttaaccaatcgatccacggcccggtggttggggaccactggtttatagggttaggcgcaataagtgctcaacttcagcctaaaccctttccgTCTGTaacattgtcaatttatgaatgtacaactgtttgtttatgtaaaactgtttgtttattttgtcgaccactgaccgaagaaataacaaaataaactaaactaaactaatataaaataaaagacaCAAAATAGCTGACAACAAAGTAAAAAAAGACTTCAGAATTTGGGACAgttttaagtgaagtgaattgaattacatttatatagcgctttttctcaagtgactcaaagcgctttacattgtgaaacccaatatctaagttacattttaaaccagtgtgggtggcactgggagcaggtgggtaaagtgtcttgcccaaggacacaacggcagtgactagcatggcggaagcggggatcgaacctgcaaccctcaagttgctggcacggccgctctaccaaccgagctataccttcATTACCTGTGACTGTAGCAGGTGGAGAAAGAGTGTTTATCAAAATGAAACAAGTTAGGAACTATCTCAGAGCCACAACAAGTCAAGAGAGGCTAAATAGCCTTGCTGGACTTACAACTGAAATTCAACTAAGCCGACATTTGGACTTTGAATACCTCATCAGCAAATGTGCTAGCAAAAAGGTGTTGGGCTTTTTGATTAGACTTCCAGTGAACAAACAAGCCAATGTAAACTTTAATTGCAATTAGATGaggattgttgttgtttttgatatTTGTTTTATGACAACATATTCCATGTGCTCTTTGTTTTACTTGCATATTAAAGTTAAATGCTACATATTTACCTGTGGGCTATCTTTAGCCAGGTTTGTTTGCATATCAGTGCTTGATTGTTaagtacaataaaaaaattaaaaacactaCTTTTTTGTTCAATGGTTAATTGAAAATGTACTTGCAGGCAGAGGATAAACCACATGTTGCAAATCAGTCAAATGAGAATAAGACAACTAATATTTCATAATTTACATAATAATACTCTGACTTGTTAAGTTGTTAATTGTAAGAAAGTAAACAGAATGGGTGTATTACACCAGGCACGGGAAAAAAATattgaaggtggcaatgaatggaGTAGAGGGGCCCACGCCGATATTCTTTCAGGGGGCCCAAAATTCCTAGCAACAGCCCTGcttctcactcatctttgcaatgACCTAATCACTGACCATATAACAACCCtcagcctttcaggtaaccatccacagtTGAGGTAAAAGAGCATGTGCGATCAAAATAATTGTATGATTAATCCACTATGTACACGATTCTGATACATTTTTTGTgaataatcacatgagttaactcgttatttttggcagccctaataaaaatgcatttatacAAACAAAGGCATGTCCACTAATAAATGTCTGATGTCTAATAGATACCTGGTGATCTCTGCAGTTGACTATACAAACATGCTTTACTAGATAAGGAGATATGATAGAATTAAAAATTACCTGAAATTTGTTTTGATTCTCCACTACAGCAGCTCCAATGGCAGGCAGGGTGAACAGCTCATGTCGCCGTGTGCGCTATTAACacacgtaaaaaaaacaaaaagtcatTCAAAGCACATGGAAgtcatacaaataaaaatgaagcAGAGGCTGGCTGACCTGCTGTAAAATTGTGTAGCGCTCACGAAAAAGTTCTGCTTTGTCTCTGGCGCCTCCGCACAAGCTTGGAGTCGGATGACCGGTCATACTGATGCTGGGAAGTGCAAACAAGCAGCTAAATAATACTGATAAAGCCTGGATAGCGGAAGGTCGACCAATCAGGTCAATGGTCCCGCCCACCACCTTCTGATGGGTGACTTTGACCAATtaatttagttcaggggtgtccaaactttttaactTGGTCTTTGaatgtatgtaccggtatatgtgtacgtacatacatactgtacccaCACACACGCATaacttatacattatatatgtgtacatattatacaaatatactaTATTTTTTACTTCAAAgtacaattcatggtcattaacctgaTTTACTCACGTTGTCCACAAGTTGGCGGCAAATTTGCAACAGTCAGATTGTTACTTATTTGAAATGAGTTTGAAAACACCCCACGGGccagattccttattaaactTATGATGTCTCAAAGGCCAAACTGAAGATGCAGGCGGGCCACAATTGGCTCATGgggtgtagtttggacacccatgaTTTAG
Coding sequences within it:
- the pole2 gene encoding DNA polymerase epsilon subunit 2, giving the protein MDVARKIKSKVSAEFKMRGLILRPEATKYLVEALLSVDPSELDDVIGRVLDAVEKQPLSSSMIEQSVVENAVQDCSQSSDEALNNVFNIIGAFDVPRYIYNVERKKFVPISMTGHPTPSLCGGARDKAELFRERYTILQQRTRRHELFTLPAIGAAVVENQNKFQLKPIEALLGSTSKMGGVIVLGMITQLKEGKYHLEDPTGTVELNISKAQFHNGLYTESSFVLAEGWYEDSVFHVNGFGTPPIEPSSATRAYFGNVNFFGGPSAMSVKASAKLKQLEEENEDAMFVIVSDVWLDNVEVMEKLNLMFSGYAAMPPTCFIFCGNFSSVPYGKTQIKSLKESLKTLADSICAHPNIHSSSRFVFVPGPEDPGPGNILPRPPLADHITEEFRQRVPFSVFTTNPCRIQYCSQEMVVVREDLVNKMCRNSVGLPNSNLDIPNHFVRTILSQAHLTPLPLYVSPVFWAYDYTLRVYPVPDVVVFADKYDPFTINHVDCLCVNPGSFPKSGFTFKVYYPSNRTVEDSKLQGL